The following coding sequences lie in one Burkholderia cepacia genomic window:
- a CDS encoding tyrosine-type recombinase/integrase — translation MGRGIHKLSAVGVGKEDRRGYHGDGGGLWLQVSQSGTKSWIFRYARHGKTRNLGLGPYPDVTLKAARDKATELRAALARGEDPMAERAAAKAQAASRMTFDQCSAAYIAAHRGGWKNPKHAEQWTNTLATYASPVIGSLDVAHVATQHVVRILEPIWLTKNETASRVRGRIERILAWAKTRHLRTGDNPAAWRHHLDTLLPKPSQVQEDSHFPALPYRQMNEFMMDLRERPGVAARALEFTILTAARTNETIGATWDEFNLQNAVWIVPGPRMKRSRAHHIPLCLRALQILEEMKAERVADHVFPSGEDGLSNAAMGKVIKIINGRREKAELPLWVDPMEDNRPVVPHGMRSSFRDWAGEVSHHEREVIEHALAHKLADDSEAAYQRGAMFEKRRVLMDDWAKYIETPQPAQETAIAA, via the coding sequence ATGGGGCGGGGAATTCACAAGCTGTCGGCGGTCGGCGTCGGCAAGGAAGATCGGCGCGGCTACCACGGTGACGGCGGCGGCCTCTGGCTGCAGGTCAGCCAGTCCGGGACGAAGTCATGGATATTTCGATACGCCAGGCACGGCAAGACGCGCAACCTGGGGCTGGGGCCGTACCCGGACGTGACGCTGAAGGCCGCCAGGGACAAAGCTACGGAGCTGCGCGCCGCCCTTGCACGTGGCGAGGACCCGATGGCCGAGCGCGCCGCCGCCAAGGCCCAGGCTGCCAGCCGGATGACGTTCGACCAGTGCAGCGCGGCGTACATAGCGGCGCATCGGGGCGGCTGGAAGAACCCGAAGCACGCCGAGCAGTGGACGAACACCCTGGCGACCTACGCCAGCCCCGTAATCGGCAGCCTGGACGTGGCGCACGTCGCTACGCAGCACGTCGTTCGCATCCTGGAACCGATATGGCTGACGAAGAACGAAACCGCGTCGCGCGTGCGCGGCCGGATCGAACGAATCCTGGCGTGGGCGAAAACGCGCCACCTGCGTACCGGCGACAACCCGGCAGCCTGGCGGCATCACCTAGACACCCTTCTGCCGAAGCCTAGCCAGGTTCAGGAGGATTCGCACTTCCCGGCGCTACCGTATCGCCAGATGAACGAATTCATGATGGATTTGCGCGAGCGCCCAGGCGTGGCGGCGCGGGCGCTGGAATTCACGATCCTGACGGCCGCCAGAACGAACGAGACAATCGGCGCTACCTGGGATGAATTCAATTTGCAGAACGCCGTCTGGATCGTTCCAGGTCCCAGGATGAAGCGCAGCCGCGCTCACCATATCCCGCTTTGTCTCCGCGCCCTACAAATCCTGGAGGAAATGAAGGCCGAGCGCGTTGCCGATCACGTGTTTCCCAGCGGCGAAGATGGTCTGTCGAACGCAGCAATGGGGAAAGTCATCAAGATCATCAATGGGCGGCGCGAGAAAGCCGAACTGCCGCTATGGGTCGATCCGATGGAGGACAACCGGCCCGTGGTCCCGCATGGCATGCGTAGTTCGTTCCGTGATTGGGCCGGCGAGGTATCGCACCATGAGCGCGAGGTGATCGAACACGCCCTGGCACACAAGCTGGCGGACGACAGCGAAGCGGCCTACCAGCGCGGCGCGATGTTCGAGAAACGGCGTGTCCTGATGGACGACTGGGCGAAATACATCGAGACACCGCAGCCAGCGCAGGAAACTGCCATCGCAGCATGA
- a CDS encoding helix-turn-helix transcriptional regulator: MEQKPKRVLRIEDVTYKVGMPRSSVYAAIARGEFPAAIKLGVKASGWLESEVDAWIDARVAASRGQKETGVAR, from the coding sequence ATGGAACAGAAACCCAAGCGCGTTTTGCGCATCGAGGACGTTACGTACAAAGTCGGCATGCCGCGCTCGTCGGTGTACGCGGCTATCGCTCGCGGCGAATTCCCGGCAGCGATCAAACTCGGCGTGAAGGCGTCGGGCTGGCTTGAATCGGAAGTTGATGCCTGGATCGACGCACGCGTGGCAGCATCGCGCGGGCAAAAAGAAACGGGGGTGGCACGATGA
- a CDS encoding virulence-associated E family protein codes for MTTFDEIVKVSIPDSFREKPPKPKLDPELEARKQAYLAAARKERDARNAALANDAAPRPRNGIEAVEAMHRHGVALATDMRGEPYANLDGAIAVLQGHPRFAGRIWYDTFHQDVFTTWDCDEPRQWTDADRLLVAAVFQREFGLVKFSDELIDKAAIAVAQADQRDELRDWLQSLRWDGTPRLGDWLQRAVGAPDDEYHNAVGRNFILSMVARGLVPGCKVDTMPVFEGSQGAGKSKLLGMLGGKYFSELSEGMDTKDFFVTIQGTWLVEVAELDAFRKTEVTRIKQALSSRQDRCRLPYAKRAVNLPRRVVFAGTTNEHEYLRDSTGARRFWPLAVTSIDHAWLESNREQLFAEAVEAFNTRATWWEVPTEAAKAQTDERRETDAWEETIDQWCIGRSEVLVSEVLAGIGVETARQGKGEQMRACRILGLLGYKRRLLRRSGKPTRVWVRNVDDDERPI; via the coding sequence GTGACCACTTTTGACGAAATCGTAAAGGTGTCGATACCGGATTCGTTCCGCGAAAAGCCGCCGAAGCCGAAGCTTGACCCCGAACTGGAAGCCAGGAAACAGGCGTATCTGGCGGCGGCGCGGAAAGAACGGGACGCGCGGAATGCGGCGCTTGCGAACGACGCTGCGCCGCGCCCAAGGAACGGGATTGAAGCCGTCGAAGCGATGCACCGCCACGGCGTCGCGCTGGCAACCGACATGCGCGGCGAGCCATACGCGAACCTGGATGGAGCCATTGCCGTACTGCAAGGCCACCCGCGCTTCGCTGGCCGCATCTGGTACGACACGTTTCACCAGGACGTTTTCACGACCTGGGATTGCGATGAGCCGCGCCAATGGACAGACGCTGACCGATTGCTGGTCGCCGCCGTGTTCCAGCGCGAATTCGGCTTGGTGAAATTCAGCGATGAGCTGATCGACAAGGCCGCCATCGCCGTCGCGCAAGCCGACCAGCGCGACGAACTGCGCGACTGGCTGCAATCGCTGCGCTGGGACGGAACGCCGCGCCTGGGTGACTGGCTGCAGCGCGCGGTCGGTGCGCCGGACGACGAGTATCACAACGCAGTCGGCCGAAACTTCATCTTGTCGATGGTTGCGCGCGGGCTTGTGCCTGGCTGCAAGGTGGACACCATGCCTGTGTTCGAGGGCTCGCAGGGTGCCGGGAAGTCGAAACTGCTGGGCATGCTTGGCGGAAAGTATTTTTCAGAGTTGTCTGAGGGCATGGACACGAAGGACTTTTTCGTGACCATCCAGGGCACTTGGTTGGTCGAGGTCGCCGAACTGGACGCGTTTCGGAAAACCGAAGTGACCCGCATCAAACAGGCACTGTCGTCACGCCAGGACCGTTGTCGGCTGCCGTATGCGAAACGCGCCGTCAACCTGCCCCGCCGCGTTGTATTCGCTGGAACGACCAACGAACACGAATACCTGCGTGACTCGACAGGGGCGCGCCGCTTCTGGCCGCTGGCCGTGACGAGCATCGACCACGCATGGCTTGAATCAAATCGCGAACAGCTTTTCGCTGAAGCAGTAGAGGCGTTCAACACTAGGGCGACCTGGTGGGAAGTGCCGACCGAAGCCGCCAAGGCGCAGACCGATGAACGGCGCGAAACCGACGCCTGGGAAGAAACCATCGATCAGTGGTGTATCGGCCGCAGTGAAGTGCTGGTTTCCGAAGTGCTGGCCGGCATCGGTGTTGAAACGGCCCGCCAAGGTAAGGGCGAGCAGATGCGCGCCTGCAGAATCCTGGGATTACTTGGCTATAAGCGCCGGCTGTTGCGACGGTCTGGAAAACCTACCAGGGTATGGGTTCGCAACGTTGATGACGACGAACGCCCGATTTAA